In Candidatus Parvarchaeota archaeon, a single genomic region encodes these proteins:
- the rpoP gene encoding DNA-directed RNA polymerase subunit P (DNA-dependent RNA polymerase catalyzes the transcription of DNA into RNA using the four ribonucleoside triphosphates as substrates) — protein sequence MYVCQKCKKEIKELDSKFVRCPYCGWRILYKGRQPVAKDVDTK from the coding sequence ATGTACGTTTGCCAAAAATGCAAAAAAGAAATAAAGGAGCTTGACTCCAAGTTTGTCCGCTGCCCCTACTGTGGCTGGAGAATCCTCTACAAGGGCAGGCAGCCTGTTGCCAAGGACGTGGACACGAAGTAG
- a CDS encoding prefoldin subunit beta, producing MAGGLPADIEQQVREFQQLQRTLQTVVAQKQQLTFQIEEIKLAAQSVNSATGMLFKAAGGLLIQISPEFAKKELSEKQESFELRLTMLGKQEKQLSEKAAGLKATLEAALKKMPSE from the coding sequence ATGGCAGGCGGGCTTCCAGCTGACATTGAGCAACAGGTTAGGGAATTCCAGCAGCTTCAAAGGACGCTTCAGACTGTTGTTGCCCAAAAGCAGCAGCTGACGTTCCAAATAGAGGAAATCAAGCTTGCAGCGCAAAGCGTCAATAGCGCAACTGGGATGCTTTTCAAGGCAGCAGGCGGCTTGCTGATACAGATAAGCCCCGAGTTTGCAAAAAAGGAGCTGTCTGAAAAGCAGGAATCATTCGAGCTGCGCCTCACAATGCTTGGAAAGCAGGAAAAGCAGCTTTCTGAAAAGGCGGCCGGCCTGAAGGCAACACTTGAGGCTGCCCTGAAAAAAATGCCCTCTGAGTAA